Proteins from a genomic interval of Rubinisphaera italica:
- a CDS encoding glycosyl hydrolase — protein sequence MLRINWRSITQLSLLTSNHSSFTMYNSFASTFKTMGDVDVLWHDGIYHLFHLVLPNHDFIAHAISKDGLNWKRIQNAIFISDPGSWDDYMLWTMHVSPDPHEVGWWRMFYTGISLKDEGKIQRIGLARSCDLIEWHKISDKKFHLPENMNCKPFQPLCSTSPYYESEPAHDHAWVSFRDPYYFRDNDEGYLLTASRVPYGPTIRRGCVGIAKETTPNEFEVLPPLHHPGQYDDIEVPNIIKFGQRYYLIGSIREDAKIRYWYADDLKGPWNNYYENVLLAGGNYAGRVSYDDQGPLLWNFYTADSSIRNRKNLMPPPKRIVQRPDGRLAMQTIEAFDDIVEAMLKPPQLNPIALLYHHENSSVTYHPEVQDYELRSNAGFQGFLFSPVFDCFRFKTKIRLSGEGKCGFLFRIDPESSDGYYLSLDLLKGVAQLRSWGHRNEHGSQEAFAYRLLQAAYWRNTDAMDFEISLLVVNNYIEFSLDHHVLLSLADESFSCGHLGAYVESAGLILHHPTVERIQTLAHPTDDLPIGPKHATAPVPTPNDPTSSE from the coding sequence ATGTTGAGAATCAACTGGCGATCAATCACCCAACTCTCACTACTCACCTCTAATCACTCGTCTTTCACAATGTACAACAGCTTTGCTTCCACGTTCAAAACCATGGGTGATGTCGATGTGCTGTGGCACGATGGCATTTATCACCTGTTCCATCTCGTGTTGCCGAACCACGATTTTATCGCGCACGCGATCAGTAAAGATGGCCTGAACTGGAAGCGAATCCAGAATGCGATTTTTATTAGCGATCCCGGTTCCTGGGACGACTACATGCTCTGGACGATGCACGTCAGTCCGGATCCTCATGAGGTGGGCTGGTGGCGGATGTTTTATACGGGCATTTCCCTGAAAGATGAGGGAAAGATTCAGCGAATCGGCCTGGCTCGAAGTTGTGATCTGATTGAGTGGCATAAAATCTCGGACAAGAAATTCCATTTGCCGGAAAATATGAACTGCAAACCGTTTCAGCCCCTGTGCTCAACTTCGCCTTACTACGAATCCGAACCCGCTCACGACCATGCCTGGGTCAGTTTTCGCGATCCTTATTATTTCCGGGACAATGACGAAGGGTATTTGTTGACCGCTTCCCGTGTTCCGTATGGCCCTACAATCCGCAGAGGCTGCGTCGGGATCGCCAAAGAAACAACTCCCAACGAATTCGAAGTCCTCCCACCGCTTCATCATCCGGGGCAATACGATGACATTGAAGTTCCAAATATCATCAAATTCGGTCAGCGTTATTATCTAATCGGCAGCATTCGCGAAGATGCGAAAATCCGTTACTGGTATGCTGATGATTTGAAGGGGCCTTGGAACAACTATTATGAAAACGTGCTGCTGGCCGGAGGGAATTATGCGGGGCGAGTCAGTTATGATGACCAGGGGCCACTCCTGTGGAACTTTTATACGGCTGATTCTTCCATTCGTAATCGAAAAAATCTGATGCCGCCCCCGAAGCGAATTGTCCAGCGTCCCGATGGTCGCCTGGCAATGCAGACGATTGAAGCGTTTGATGACATCGTCGAAGCAATGCTCAAACCCCCGCAACTCAACCCAATTGCGCTGCTGTATCATCACGAAAACAGTTCGGTCACCTATCATCCGGAAGTACAGGATTACGAACTCCGCTCCAATGCCGGCTTTCAGGGATTCCTGTTTTCGCCCGTCTTTGACTGTTTCCGCTTCAAGACAAAAATCCGTCTCTCCGGTGAGGGTAAGTGCGGTTTTCTGTTTCGCATCGATCCCGAATCCAGTGATGGTTATTACCTCTCACTGGATTTGTTGAAAGGTGTCGCCCAGTTACGATCCTGGGGGCATCGGAACGAACATGGTTCTCAGGAAGCCTTTGCTTACAGACTATTGCAGGCTGCATACTGGCGAAACACGGATGCGATGGATTTCGAGATCAGCTTGCTGGTGGTCAATAATTACATCGAATTTTCACTCGACCATCATGTGTTATTGAGCTTGGCTGATGAATCATTTTCCTGTGGACACCTGGGGGCTTATGTCGAATCGGCTGGTTTAATTCTGCATCATCCAACTGTCGAGCGAATTCAAACATTAGCGCACCCGACTGACGATTTACCCATTGGTCCCAAACATGCCACGGCTCCAGTCCCGACTCCTAACGATCCGACGTCATCCGAATAA
- the pepT gene encoding peptidase T, whose amino-acid sequence MPTLLERFLTYVCIDTQSDETSPSAPSTEKQLDLSRLLEQECRELGLKDVSLSPHGIVLATLPSNISEKVPTIAWVAHVDTSPEYSGTNVNPIVHEEYDGEDIVLPGDPSKILKVSENPELSQLVGESIITTDGTTLLGADDKSGIAVIMAAVEYLIEHPEIPHGPVRVCFTVDEEIGRGIENMDFDALGSVCAYTLDSDGRGRIDSETFSADQATIIVRGINTHPSVGKGAMVNAIRILSAFIDRIPQLTLSPETTDDREGFMHPYHISGGVAEASARIILRDFETENLHAQAKLLESIAESLRCEYPKAEIEVQIKEQYRNMRDGLEKEPRALPFAIEATAAAGLEPHQDIIRGGTDGSLMTAAGLPTPNLSSGQHNPHSPLEWTSEIEMESAKMVLVELARRWGQERLS is encoded by the coding sequence ATGCCGACACTTCTGGAACGTTTTCTGACTTACGTTTGTATCGATACTCAGTCGGATGAAACTTCTCCTTCTGCGCCGAGTACCGAAAAGCAATTGGATCTGTCCCGATTGCTGGAGCAGGAGTGCCGGGAACTTGGCCTGAAGGATGTTTCGCTCAGTCCTCATGGTATCGTGCTGGCGACATTGCCAAGTAACATTTCTGAGAAAGTCCCGACGATTGCCTGGGTTGCTCATGTCGATACGTCTCCCGAGTATTCCGGCACGAATGTCAATCCAATTGTGCATGAAGAGTACGATGGCGAGGACATCGTGCTGCCGGGCGATCCGTCCAAAATCCTGAAAGTAAGTGAGAATCCCGAGTTGTCGCAACTGGTTGGGGAATCGATCATCACGACCGATGGAACGACTTTGCTTGGTGCAGATGATAAATCGGGAATTGCGGTCATCATGGCGGCTGTCGAATATCTGATTGAGCATCCTGAGATTCCGCACGGGCCTGTTCGAGTCTGCTTTACAGTCGATGAGGAGATCGGCCGTGGGATTGAGAATATGGATTTCGACGCTCTTGGCTCAGTGTGCGCCTACACGCTCGATAGCGATGGGCGTGGTCGAATCGACTCCGAAACATTTTCTGCAGATCAGGCGACAATCATTGTTAGAGGCATCAATACGCATCCTTCTGTGGGAAAAGGGGCGATGGTGAATGCGATTCGCATCCTGTCTGCCTTTATTGATCGGATACCTCAGCTGACACTCAGCCCGGAAACAACGGATGATCGTGAGGGTTTCATGCATCCGTATCACATTTCGGGAGGCGTAGCCGAAGCCTCTGCTCGCATTATCTTGCGAGATTTCGAAACTGAGAATCTTCACGCTCAGGCGAAACTGCTCGAATCGATTGCGGAATCCCTTCGCTGCGAATACCCCAAAGCGGAAATCGAAGTGCAGATCAAAGAACAGTATCGCAACATGCGAGATGGTCTTGAGAAAGAACCACGAGCATTGCCGTTTGCCATTGAAGCAACGGCTGCAGCCGGTCTGGAACCGCATCAGGATATCATTCGCGGCGGAACCGACGGTTCTCTGATGACAGCAGCTGGTTTGCCGACGCCGAATTTGTCGTCCGGACAACATAACCCCCACAGTCCGCTGGAGTGGACCAGTGAAATCGAAATGGAGTCGGCTAAGATGGTCCTCGTCGAACTGGCTCGTCGCTGGGGGCAGGAACGACTCTCATGA
- a CDS encoding ABC transporter ATP-binding protein: MTDEAGGSKLLLELRGIDVRFKNNAANTLQGIDLSISAGESFGIVGPSGCGKSTLLRVIAGLLPENAGQRILHQPEIANPGRIAMVFQDARLLPWRTVLSNMAIPFELVNQPVNREKIEWLLNKTGISPADYEKYPTQLSGGMKMRVAVARSLVLDPELLLLDEPFAAVDDFLREQLNDELIGWQQEFGFATVLVTHHLGEAVFLSQKVKLMSAHPGQIVEEVTIPWTTRNEALRESSEYVSLVAEIKHRLRKKQ, encoded by the coding sequence ATGACGGATGAAGCTGGCGGATCGAAATTACTGCTCGAACTCCGTGGTATTGATGTTCGCTTCAAGAACAATGCCGCGAATACGCTGCAGGGAATTGATCTGAGCATTTCCGCAGGAGAATCGTTTGGAATTGTCGGCCCCTCAGGTTGTGGAAAGTCGACGTTGTTACGTGTGATTGCAGGGTTGCTGCCTGAGAATGCAGGCCAGCGAATTTTACATCAGCCGGAAATCGCCAATCCGGGTCGAATCGCAATGGTCTTTCAAGATGCCCGGCTGCTTCCCTGGCGAACCGTGCTGAGTAATATGGCCATCCCCTTCGAACTGGTGAATCAACCTGTCAATCGAGAGAAAATTGAATGGCTGCTCAACAAAACGGGCATCTCCCCGGCTGATTACGAAAAGTATCCGACACAACTTTCTGGCGGCATGAAAATGCGCGTCGCTGTCGCCCGTTCTCTGGTGCTGGATCCCGAATTGCTTTTGCTGGATGAGCCCTTTGCTGCGGTCGATGATTTTTTGCGGGAACAACTCAACGACGAACTGATCGGCTGGCAGCAGGAATTTGGTTTTGCGACCGTCCTCGTGACGCATCATTTAGGAGAGGCGGTTTTTCTGAGCCAGAAAGTCAAATTGATGTCTGCTCATCCGGGCCAGATTGTGGAAGAGGTCACAATTCCCTGGACGACAAGGAATGAGGCGTTGAGGGAATCGTCTGAATATGTTTCGCTGGTGGCGGAGATCAAGCATCGCTTGCGGAAAAAGCAGTGA
- a CDS encoding efflux RND transporter permease subunit: MSLPRFSVNNSVLVNMLMLLLLFAGTALAFTLVREMFPETRPDQVMISVVYPAVQPDELEKAVTIKIEEAIRDLEDIEKVESTVQEGMSQTVATLYNEVDDIDTVRDEIDAEVRAINNELPDDIETITVRNVEPMLPVLSVSLFGEGSEASLKKAARDLRDELLELPGVSDITISGIRDDEISVEVRPLMLFEYDLTLEEVAAAIRASNLDVSAGNLKGPRANVNVRTLGEEIEGSELGDIVVKNTPSGKKIYLRDVAEIRDDFVDVDIESYFEGKPSVTLIIQKTKSQDAIQIANLVRAFVKGKQREEFDAYGMQAAAKQPWLTRPFAIAIAQFSKFINTISGRPDPQAIYDHSYENPFSHNYEIAMHGDLSRFIRGRLDLMTRNGMSGLVLVLISLILFLNWRVAFWAGMGLPISFMGTFLVMWLFGVSINLLSMFGLIIVLGIIVDDAIVIGENIFRHVEEGEEPTEAAVKGAEEVMWPVIVAVSTTIAGFAPLLFIKGRIGDFMRELPLVVLAALSVSLIEALLILPAHLKHLKKPDHKKHEEKLSKSGIGRIWSKVEAFQERIMQNVLMRVYETILRGAMKWRYVTIAAAMAMVMMSLGLVIGGIVPFVFIQKMDSETITADVELPIGTVVDTTRDTMIRISEFVKDVPEVTSIQTTVGSQINLGGTGASAGSQQSHLGQVIVELMEADERERKGLRSSEELLVAFRKMTETLSGVNSVKWEAMNGGPAGKDIEIKVTGNNFEELLEVTNAMKNELASYDGVVDLDDDYDIGKREVQLRLLPSARSTGITVNELGGFVRHALYGVEARRVTRNREDVKIMVRLPEEFRSEVYNLEALRIPRPVNPLNAVAMNDEAGFRWIPISEVAELKETRSYTSIHRSQQRRSISIYGDVDATANNANAVMTQFQSDFVPRMLREHPGIIIDFSGTTEEQQKSFSSLGLAMPAAFLMIYMMLAGLFKSYFQPLVVMSAIPFGILGAIIGHWITGNPITILSCIGFLALSGILVNDSLVLVDFINTRLKRGIDPLEANVMGAKLRLRAILLTTLTTAAGLTPLMFETSFQAKFLIPMAVTLTYGLIFATALTLIIVPCLNMIFIDIFAALDRFRASLGLTHEDVALVYAATTSGGESE; this comes from the coding sequence ATGTCGTTACCACGTTTCAGTGTCAACAATTCCGTTCTCGTCAATATGTTGATGCTCCTGCTGCTGTTTGCCGGGACTGCTCTCGCGTTCACGCTGGTGCGGGAGATGTTTCCGGAAACGAGGCCGGATCAGGTGATGATTTCGGTTGTCTATCCAGCTGTCCAGCCGGATGAACTGGAGAAAGCGGTCACGATTAAAATCGAAGAAGCGATTCGAGATCTCGAGGATATTGAAAAAGTCGAATCGACCGTTCAGGAAGGCATGAGCCAGACTGTCGCGACTCTCTACAACGAAGTCGATGATATCGACACAGTTCGCGACGAAATTGATGCGGAAGTCCGGGCTATTAATAATGAGTTGCCGGACGATATTGAAACGATCACCGTTCGCAATGTTGAACCGATGCTGCCTGTCCTCTCGGTCTCCCTGTTTGGCGAGGGAAGCGAAGCGAGCCTGAAGAAAGCGGCTCGCGATTTGCGGGATGAACTGCTCGAATTGCCGGGGGTGAGTGATATCACGATTTCCGGGATTCGGGATGATGAAATCAGTGTTGAAGTTCGCCCGCTGATGCTATTTGAGTATGACTTAACACTTGAAGAAGTCGCCGCGGCTATTCGTGCGTCCAATCTGGATGTTTCGGCTGGAAATCTGAAAGGGCCGCGTGCGAATGTGAATGTTCGCACGCTAGGCGAAGAAATTGAGGGGAGCGAACTGGGCGATATTGTCGTCAAGAATACGCCGAGTGGAAAGAAAATCTATCTGCGCGATGTGGCCGAGATTCGAGATGATTTTGTCGATGTCGATATCGAAAGTTACTTCGAAGGGAAGCCTTCGGTCACGCTGATTATCCAAAAGACTAAGTCTCAGGATGCGATTCAAATTGCGAATCTGGTACGTGCGTTTGTGAAAGGAAAGCAGCGTGAGGAGTTTGATGCCTATGGTATGCAGGCCGCTGCGAAACAACCTTGGTTAACCCGCCCTTTCGCGATTGCCATTGCACAATTTTCCAAGTTTATTAATACAATCAGTGGCCGCCCGGATCCTCAGGCGATTTATGACCACAGCTATGAGAATCCGTTTTCGCACAATTATGAGATTGCCATGCATGGTGATCTCTCTCGATTCATTCGTGGTCGCCTTGACCTAATGACTCGAAACGGCATGTCTGGTCTTGTCCTTGTTCTCATTTCTTTGATTCTCTTCCTGAACTGGCGGGTTGCGTTCTGGGCGGGGATGGGGTTGCCGATTTCCTTTATGGGCACATTCCTGGTGATGTGGCTGTTCGGTGTGTCGATCAATCTGCTGTCGATGTTCGGGCTGATTATCGTCCTGGGAATCATCGTCGATGATGCGATTGTGATTGGCGAAAATATCTTTCGACACGTCGAAGAAGGTGAGGAGCCGACGGAGGCGGCGGTGAAGGGAGCCGAGGAGGTGATGTGGCCTGTGATTGTCGCGGTCTCTACAACCATTGCCGGGTTTGCTCCTCTGCTATTTATCAAAGGCCGGATCGGCGACTTCATGCGGGAACTTCCCCTCGTGGTTCTGGCGGCTCTCTCCGTTTCTCTCATCGAAGCGCTGTTAATTCTGCCTGCGCACTTGAAGCATTTAAAAAAGCCCGACCACAAAAAGCATGAGGAAAAACTCTCAAAATCCGGCATTGGACGCATCTGGTCGAAAGTAGAAGCGTTTCAGGAACGCATCATGCAGAATGTGTTGATGCGTGTTTACGAAACAATTCTGCGAGGCGCCATGAAATGGAGATACGTTACTATTGCCGCAGCAATGGCGATGGTGATGATGTCGCTCGGCTTAGTGATTGGCGGCATCGTTCCGTTCGTATTCATACAGAAAATGGATAGTGAAACGATTACCGCCGATGTCGAATTACCCATCGGAACTGTTGTTGATACCACCCGCGATACGATGATTCGAATCTCAGAATTTGTTAAAGATGTCCCTGAGGTGACGAGCATACAAACGACGGTTGGATCACAGATCAACCTCGGTGGCACGGGTGCCTCAGCCGGTAGTCAGCAATCGCATTTAGGCCAGGTGATTGTCGAACTGATGGAAGCGGATGAACGGGAACGCAAGGGTTTACGTTCCAGTGAAGAACTGCTCGTCGCATTTCGCAAAATGACAGAAACTCTTTCGGGAGTCAATTCCGTCAAATGGGAAGCAATGAATGGAGGGCCAGCCGGGAAAGATATTGAAATCAAGGTGACCGGCAACAACTTTGAGGAATTACTCGAAGTGACCAACGCGATGAAGAATGAACTGGCATCGTATGATGGCGTTGTCGATCTGGATGACGATTACGATATCGGCAAACGCGAAGTTCAATTGCGACTGCTCCCCTCGGCTCGCTCAACAGGTATTACCGTCAATGAACTGGGTGGCTTTGTCCGACATGCGTTGTATGGCGTCGAAGCCCGTCGGGTGACGCGGAATCGGGAGGATGTCAAAATCATGGTTCGATTGCCCGAAGAGTTTCGGTCCGAGGTTTACAATCTGGAGGCTCTGCGAATACCTCGACCGGTCAATCCTCTCAATGCTGTCGCGATGAATGATGAAGCAGGTTTTCGTTGGATTCCGATTTCTGAGGTGGCCGAACTGAAAGAAACGCGAAGTTACACGAGTATTCATCGTTCTCAGCAACGTCGTTCGATCTCCATTTACGGCGACGTGGATGCAACTGCCAATAATGCGAATGCGGTGATGACGCAGTTTCAATCCGATTTTGTTCCCAGAATGCTGCGGGAACATCCCGGCATCATCATTGACTTTTCCGGTACAACCGAAGAACAACAGAAGTCGTTCAGCAGTCTCGGACTGGCGATGCCAGCTGCATTCCTGATGATTTATATGATGCTGGCCGGGCTGTTCAAATCATACTTCCAACCACTGGTTGTGATGTCTGCCATTCCGTTCGGAATTCTGGGTGCGATTATTGGACACTGGATCACCGGGAATCCGATTACAATTCTGAGCTGTATCGGTTTCCTGGCGCTCTCGGGAATCCTGGTAAATGATTCGCTGGTACTGGTCGACTTTATCAATACGCGATTGAAACGCGGAATAGATCCCCTCGAAGCCAATGTGATGGGAGCAAAACTTCGACTCCGCGCGATTCTTCTGACAACTCTTACCACGGCAGCCGGGTTGACTCCGCTGATGTTTGAGACAAGTTTTCAGGCGAAATTCCTGATTCCAATGGCCGTCACGTTAACTTATGGATTGATTTTTGCCACCGCATTGACATTAATCATTGTGCCCTGCCTGAATATGATTTTCATCGATATCTTTGCGGCTTTAGACCGATTTCGAGCGTCCCTTGGCTTGACTCATGAAGATGTTGCTCTGGTCTATGCGGCCACGACGAGTGGAGGAGAATCGGAATAG
- a CDS encoding 3-keto-disaccharide hydrolase: MSLFTMRVSVFALLMFVATGASVSAEDAKWISLFDGKTLEGWKKVGKETSHWKVIDGAISGSGDASMLVTTTGPYKNFHYRAEVKINDGGNSGMYFRTTAQPGFSNGYEAQIDSTHRDPIRTGSIYGMCHVYQQHVKPDTWFTYEVEVRDDVWRGREMTRIKITIDGNELYEYLDFDKTFKEGHFAFQQHDPGSKVDIRKVEVQPLAD; this comes from the coding sequence ATGTCTCTATTTACAATGCGTGTCTCTGTTTTTGCTTTGTTGATGTTTGTTGCGACTGGAGCGAGTGTTTCGGCTGAAGATGCCAAGTGGATCTCTTTATTTGATGGTAAAACACTCGAAGGTTGGAAAAAAGTTGGCAAAGAGACCAGTCACTGGAAAGTGATTGACGGAGCAATCAGTGGTTCCGGAGATGCCTCGATGCTCGTGACGACGACAGGCCCCTACAAAAACTTTCACTATCGAGCCGAAGTGAAAATCAATGACGGCGGCAACTCCGGCATGTATTTCCGAACCACCGCTCAACCTGGGTTTTCCAATGGATACGAAGCCCAAATCGACAGCACCCACCGCGATCCCATCCGCACCGGCTCAATTTATGGCATGTGTCACGTTTACCAGCAGCATGTGAAACCGGATACCTGGTTCACATACGAAGTGGAAGTTCGCGATGATGTCTGGCGTGGTCGCGAAATGACGCGTATCAAAATCACAATCGATGGTAACGAACTCTACGAATATCTCGACTTCGACAAAACCTTCAAAGAAGGCCACTTCGCATTCCAGCAACATGACCCCGGCAGCAAAGTCGACATCCGCAAGGTCGAAGTCCAGCCTCTAGCGGACTGA
- a CDS encoding MBL fold metallo-hydrolase has product MDENPALDDMTELETVVNNLPLRTVTHAGMTVEGYSRAAVQSYWRIPELKIGFDLGGSPWSFMGTPTYFISHAHLDHMAALPPFVARRRMMKMEPPTIYVPAEVQEDTERLLRAWQKLDRGRMLCNLIGVQAGDEIELSREHVATVVQTKHTVPSVGYIIWDRRRKLKPEYQGLAGDEIRDIRMSGTDVTHETRYPLVAYMGDTAPVGLDNCEDVYNAKILITEMTFFRPEHRKSKIHKFGHTHLDDIIDRAEKFNNEMIILCHFSTRYHTSHLKKAVMKKLPDSIKDRVILWI; this is encoded by the coding sequence ATGGACGAAAATCCCGCTCTTGATGACATGACCGAACTGGAAACGGTTGTCAATAATCTTCCACTTCGTACGGTCACGCATGCGGGTATGACCGTCGAGGGTTATTCGCGGGCAGCGGTGCAAAGTTACTGGCGGATTCCCGAGCTGAAAATCGGATTCGATCTGGGTGGCAGTCCGTGGTCGTTTATGGGGACGCCGACTTACTTCATTTCTCATGCTCATTTGGATCACATGGCGGCTCTGCCTCCGTTTGTTGCCCGGCGCCGCATGATGAAAATGGAGCCTCCGACCATTTATGTTCCCGCCGAAGTACAGGAAGATACCGAGCGCCTTCTGCGAGCCTGGCAAAAGCTGGATCGTGGTCGGATGCTTTGCAATTTGATTGGTGTCCAGGCGGGCGATGAAATCGAACTGAGCCGCGAGCATGTTGCCACCGTCGTGCAGACGAAGCATACGGTGCCTTCAGTCGGCTACATCATTTGGGACCGCCGCAGAAAATTGAAACCAGAGTATCAGGGGCTGGCTGGCGATGAAATTCGCGACATTCGCATGTCGGGAACCGATGTTACGCACGAAACTCGATATCCCTTGGTTGCGTACATGGGGGACACGGCTCCTGTCGGTCTCGATAATTGCGAAGATGTTTACAATGCAAAAATCCTGATCACGGAAATGACGTTCTTCCGCCCCGAACATCGTAAATCGAAGATTCACAAATTCGGTCATACGCACCTGGATGACATTATCGATCGAGCAGAGAAGTTCAATAATGAGATGATTATCCTCTGCCACTTCAGCACGCGATATCACACATCGCATCTGAAAAAAGCCGTTATGAAAAAGTTGCCCGACTCCATCAAAGATCGTGTCATTCTCTGGATTTAA
- a CDS encoding FmdB family zinc ribbon protein has protein sequence MPVYLYEVVREDKQPGERFEVVQRMAEDPLTAHPETGEPVRRVITAPAIGSRWMGMNMERSVKDDKKLNDLGFTKYEKSGDGKYVKKFGQGPNLISKD, from the coding sequence ATGCCCGTTTATCTCTACGAAGTCGTCCGCGAAGACAAACAACCTGGGGAACGATTTGAAGTCGTCCAGCGCATGGCTGAAGATCCGCTGACTGCTCATCCAGAAACGGGGGAACCGGTCCGTCGCGTCATTACTGCTCCCGCCATCGGCTCCCGCTGGATGGGCATGAACATGGAACGGAGCGTCAAAGACGATAAAAAACTCAACGACCTCGGCTTTACCAAGTACGAGAAATCCGGGGACGGAAAATACGTCAAAAAATTTGGTCAAGGACCAAACCTGATTTCCAAAGACTAA
- the rlmN gene encoding 23S rRNA (adenine(2503)-C(2))-methyltransferase RlmN: protein MIAPLPTIYSLSYAELQAWCAEREIRKFRAEQIFRWVYQRRARSFAEMTDIPESLREQLSQEFVFFQSEIESHQIASDRTEKLLLKYRDGEFVECVLMREPKRNTICISTQVGCAMGCVFCASGLAGLTRNLTTAEIVEQIARMVHLQDDDEQLTNVVVMGIGEPLANLPNLLPALDRLHEPIGWNMGTRRVTVSTVGLPEKIRQLANAGKRYSLAVSLHAPNDQLRNEIVPVNKNIGIKSILDAADDFFDITGRRVTFEYVLLAGKNDSIAHARELAQLLRGRQALVNLIPMNAISQLSIHGSTQETAREFVHILEQSGITATIRKRKGADIDAACGQLRLPHVHQQELHTLEKTN from the coding sequence ATGATTGCCCCACTTCCCACTATTTATTCGCTTTCCTATGCCGAGCTTCAGGCGTGGTGTGCAGAGCGTGAGATTCGCAAATTCCGAGCCGAGCAGATTTTCCGCTGGGTTTATCAGCGACGTGCTCGCTCGTTTGCTGAAATGACCGACATTCCAGAATCGCTCCGCGAGCAACTCTCACAGGAATTCGTGTTCTTTCAGAGCGAAATTGAATCGCATCAGATCGCCTCGGATCGTACCGAAAAACTGCTTCTCAAATATCGCGATGGCGAATTTGTGGAATGTGTACTGATGCGGGAGCCGAAGCGGAATACGATTTGTATCAGCACACAAGTCGGTTGTGCGATGGGATGTGTCTTCTGCGCAAGTGGATTGGCGGGGTTGACGCGCAATCTCACGACGGCTGAAATCGTTGAGCAAATTGCACGCATGGTGCATCTGCAGGATGACGATGAGCAATTGACGAATGTTGTTGTGATGGGAATCGGCGAACCACTGGCCAATCTGCCGAATCTTTTGCCTGCTCTCGATCGACTTCATGAGCCGATTGGCTGGAATATGGGGACTCGACGCGTGACTGTTTCGACAGTTGGTTTACCGGAAAAAATTCGCCAACTGGCAAACGCAGGAAAACGCTACAGTCTGGCGGTTTCACTGCATGCCCCGAATGATCAACTGCGAAACGAGATTGTGCCTGTCAACAAGAACATTGGTATCAAATCCATTCTCGATGCCGCCGACGACTTCTTCGATATCACAGGTCGTCGTGTGACCTTTGAATACGTGCTACTGGCTGGCAAAAATGATTCGATTGCTCATGCCCGAGAACTGGCTCAACTGCTGCGGGGACGTCAGGCTTTGGTGAATCTGATTCCGATGAATGCTATCAGTCAATTGTCGATCCACGGCTCGACTCAAGAGACTGCTCGTGAATTCGTCCATATTCTTGAACAGTCAGGAATCACGGCAACAATTCGCAAGCGAAAAGGGGCAGATATCGATGCCGCCTGCGGCCAGTTGCGATTGCCTCACGTGCATCAGCAGGAGTTGCACACGCTGGAAAAGACTAACTGA
- a CDS encoding AtpZ/AtpI family protein has product MTNASEPENSADDKPTSPFIEAMRTISHVTTAVALMLIFGGIGYAIDRWLAITFFALLGFGGGAVLGIQYLIRMTSDR; this is encoded by the coding sequence ATGACAAACGCATCCGAGCCGGAAAACTCAGCCGACGACAAACCGACGTCACCCTTCATCGAGGCAATGCGGACGATTTCTCACGTCACGACGGCTGTCGCACTCATGCTGATTTTTGGCGGAATTGGCTATGCGATTGACCGGTGGCTGGCAATCACGTTCTTTGCTCTGCTTGGTTTTGGTGGAGGAGCAGTGCTCGGCATTCAGTATCTTATTCGGATGACGTCGGATCGTTAG